A stretch of Nitrospira sp. DNA encodes these proteins:
- a CDS encoding ATP-dependent helicase yields MMLMSPEAWRPHGIDDLEPRAWEALRETSQSVCVTAGAGSGKTEFLAQKATYLLQTGLCRDPKRILAISFKRDAAYNLADRVARRCPPEQARRLDSFTFDAFTKGLLDRFRLAIPEFLRPPLDYQIVFHQRRDYEQFLERHGFYGLQAGELESALATTRLPLNENEGTGGVYAAVTAYWREQYRNPAGVGLTFAMINRLVELVLRIHPGIRGAFQMTYPFIFLDEFQDTTSAQFQLLTTALDGSDSVLTAVGDDKQRIMGWAGAMPDGFSQFETTFSAGRVQLLSNWRSHEDLVRIQHVIACRIDPESECPEARAEREVHGDVAAIWEFGDPEAERSRLADWIAEEVESGNVEPHDIAILVRSHADRAEEDLAPALARRGIRLRNTARFVGDIDIQSLLGEELTAILMPLLRLGAKMRSPEDWDRAQQTIQFLESLDPDDGPDQEQLQTRLGDFVRALRRSMREVDLNPDSASEMVRRVLDFVGVSLVRQNIPAYRRQHDFERVWNGFVALLRECAQGASSWDEVLNEFEGVGQVVLMTIHKSKGLEFHTMIFYGLDNQTWWSLTPNQREELNSFFVAFTRAKQRAFFTFCSERGQPIAWIENLLAPAGLRRIQRGTD; encoded by the coding sequence ATGATGCTTATGAGTCCTGAAGCCTGGCGACCGCATGGCATTGATGATCTGGAACCGCGCGCGTGGGAAGCATTGCGGGAAACGAGTCAGAGCGTTTGCGTTACTGCAGGAGCGGGATCAGGTAAAACTGAGTTCCTTGCACAAAAAGCGACTTATCTTCTTCAGACAGGTCTTTGCCGCGATCCCAAACGGATACTCGCGATCAGTTTCAAGCGGGATGCTGCTTACAATCTGGCGGATCGGGTGGCCAGACGGTGCCCACCGGAACAGGCGCGGCGGTTAGATTCATTTACCTTCGATGCTTTTACAAAGGGGCTATTGGATAGATTCCGGCTAGCGATTCCTGAGTTTTTGCGTCCGCCGCTAGACTATCAAATAGTATTTCACCAACGTAGAGATTATGAACAGTTTCTTGAAAGGCATGGCTTCTACGGCTTGCAAGCGGGAGAGCTAGAATCTGCCTTGGCGACGACTCGTCTCCCACTAAATGAAAATGAAGGCACCGGGGGAGTGTACGCGGCAGTCACCGCCTATTGGCGGGAGCAGTACAGGAATCCCGCAGGGGTTGGACTTACGTTCGCGATGATAAATCGTCTCGTAGAGTTGGTTCTCCGGATACATCCTGGTATTCGCGGCGCGTTTCAGATGACTTATCCATTCATTTTTCTTGACGAATTCCAAGACACAACCTCGGCTCAGTTTCAGCTTCTCACGACAGCGCTGGATGGGAGCGACTCAGTGTTGACGGCGGTTGGTGATGACAAGCAACGGATAATGGGGTGGGCGGGAGCAATGCCGGATGGTTTTTCTCAGTTTGAGACTACTTTCTCTGCCGGTCGAGTGCAGCTATTGTCAAACTGGCGTTCGCACGAAGATCTTGTCCGCATTCAGCATGTGATCGCGTGTCGCATTGACCCAGAGAGTGAATGCCCTGAAGCCAGGGCCGAGCGTGAGGTTCATGGAGATGTCGCCGCCATTTGGGAGTTTGGAGATCCCGAGGCGGAGAGAAGCCGTCTGGCTGATTGGATCGCGGAGGAAGTGGAATCTGGAAACGTTGAGCCGCATGACATAGCGATTCTGGTTCGAAGCCATGCCGATCGGGCTGAAGAGGATTTAGCGCCGGCCCTTGCACGCCGGGGTATCAGGTTAAGAAATACGGCCAGGTTTGTCGGTGACATAGATATCCAAAGTCTTCTAGGGGAGGAACTCACCGCGATATTGATGCCCCTTCTTCGCCTAGGAGCGAAGATGAGGAGTCCGGAGGATTGGGACCGAGCTCAACAAACGATACAGTTTCTCGAAAGCCTTGACCCGGATGACGGACCTGATCAGGAACAGCTACAGACAAGACTCGGTGATTTTGTGCGCGCTTTGCGTCGCTCTATGAGAGAGGTGGATCTCAATCCAGATTCAGCAAGTGAGATGGTAAGGCGAGTTCTTGATTTTGTGGGAGTGTCGTTGGTCCGGCAGAACATTCCGGCATATAGACGCCAGCACGACTTCGAACGGGTCTGGAACGGGTTTGTTGCGCTTCTCCGGGAATGCGCACAGGGGGCTAGTTCGTGGGATGAAGTGCTGAATGAGTTCGAGGGAGTTGGTCAAGTTGTTCTTATGACGATTCACAAAAGTAAAGGGCTTGAGTTTCATACGATGATCTTTTACGGGCTTGATAACCAAACATGGTGGAGTCTTACGCCAAATCAACGGGAAGAATTGAATTCCTTCTTCGTCGCATTCACCCGCGCCAAGCAACGCGCATTTTTTACGTTCTGCAGTGAGCGTGGGCAACCCATAGCTTGGATTGAGAACTTGCTAGCGCCGGCTGGTCTGCGTCGAATACAGAGAGGGACAGATTGA
- a CDS encoding tyrosine-type recombinase/integrase: protein MAPFAPEQCALIRTLLAAEKKIRDLALFNTAIDTMLRASDLLPLRVIDVTDHNGDVVHEFTIRQKKTGAGHVVALSPETRNSIADWLLASDKNKDPEAFLWTSIGNRKTGRHLTREQYANLVKKWSSLARVDPRRHSTHSMRRTKSAAIYDKTQNLAACQHLLGHKSIGSTAHYLGVDQRKALDLAKRIKI, encoded by the coding sequence ATGGCACCATTCGCGCCAGAACAATGTGCCCTGATCCGCACCCTGCTCGCCGCAGAAAAGAAAATTCGGGATCTGGCGTTGTTCAACACGGCGATCGATACCATGCTCCGCGCCTCCGACCTGCTTCCCTTACGAGTCATCGATGTCACGGATCACAACGGCGATGTCGTCCATGAATTTACGATCCGCCAGAAAAAGACCGGTGCCGGCCACGTCGTGGCGCTGTCGCCGGAGACTCGGAATTCGATTGCCGACTGGCTGCTGGCATCGGACAAAAACAAAGACCCGGAAGCGTTCCTGTGGACCAGTATCGGCAATCGCAAAACCGGCCGTCATCTGACCCGCGAACAATATGCCAACCTGGTCAAGAAATGGTCGTCTCTTGCCCGCGTAGATCCCCGGCGGCACAGCACACACTCGATGCGCCGGACGAAATCGGCGGCAATCTATGACAAGACGCAAAACCTTGCGGCCTGCCAGCACCTGCTGGGCCACAAGAGCATCGGCAGCACGGCGCACTATCTGGGAGTTGATCAGCGCAAGGCGCTCGATCTGGCAAAGAGGATTAAAATCTGA
- a CDS encoding DUF1778 domain-containing protein, translating to MPRVAIDDNKRMNLRVRPEQKATLVRAAALSNTDLTNFVLQPALREAKRVIEEAERLMLSERDSLTVLKLLETPPPPNARLRKALASLATEP from the coding sequence ATGCCCCGGGTTGCGATCGACGATAACAAGCGGATGAATCTCCGGGTGCGGCCGGAACAGAAGGCCACGCTCGTGCGGGCGGCGGCGTTGAGCAACACGGACCTGACGAATTTCGTGCTCCAACCGGCCTTGCGCGAAGCCAAGCGGGTGATCGAAGAGGCCGAGCGCCTCATGCTGTCGGAGCGGGACAGCCTCACAGTGCTGAAGCTGCTCGAAACGCCGCCGCCGCCGAACGCCCGGCTCAGGAAGGCGCTCGCCTCGTTAGCGACAGAGCCATGA
- a CDS encoding GNAT family N-acetyltransferase has translation MSVPAWHEEPIAKHHDRKAFDCGDAAMNEFLHRYARQSHDAGGAKTFLAIDNADNTTVLGFYSLAPGALAYADTPEMVRRGLARHDVPGFRLARLATHVRLQGKGLGGQLLAAAGRRCLRAAASVGGVILIIDAKNERAADWYTAYGAVPLATTPRTLVMSLATFAPALKAKGRG, from the coding sequence ATGAGCGTCCCGGCTTGGCACGAGGAGCCGATCGCGAAACACCACGACCGCAAGGCCTTTGACTGCGGCGATGCGGCGATGAACGAGTTCCTGCATCGATACGCCCGCCAAAGTCACGACGCAGGCGGCGCGAAAACCTTCCTCGCGATCGACAATGCCGACAACACGACGGTCCTTGGCTTCTACAGCCTCGCGCCCGGCGCGCTCGCGTATGCGGACACGCCGGAGATGGTGCGGCGTGGCCTCGCACGTCACGATGTGCCGGGCTTTCGGCTCGCGCGTCTCGCGACACACGTGCGGCTGCAAGGGAAGGGCTTGGGTGGCCAGCTCCTTGCGGCAGCCGGCCGTCGCTGCCTGCGCGCCGCGGCCAGCGTTGGCGGCGTGATCCTTATCATCGATGCGAAGAACGAACGCGCCGCCGACTGGTACACCGCGTACGGTGCCGTGCCCTTAGCCACGACGCCGCGCACGCTCGTCATGTCCCTGGCGACGTTTGCACCAGCATTGAAGGCCAAGGGCCGGGGATAA